One Deltaproteobacteria bacterium genomic window, GTACCAGGGGGCGTACTTCTCGTAATCGTGTGCGAGCACGGAGCCGAAGAAGTCCACGAGCTGCGTCTGGTAGTTGTCGAAGAAGCTGATCTTCCAGAGCCGGATGTCCTCCGCCGTGTCACGCGCCACGAAGTAGGTATTCGCGTCGGTGATGGTGAAGAGGGCCATGATCTTGTCCAGGTAGAAGCCCATGTGGTGCAGGCACTCCCACCAGTACAGGCCGCAGCTACGACCGAAGTTCGTGTCGTTCCACGAGGTCGTGAAGTAGCGCGCGTTCACGAGGTCCGTCGAGAACTTGCTCGAGAACACCGCCTCCGTGTAGAGGTCCTGACCGCCGACCTGCGTCTTCTTGTCCTCGAAGCCCTTCAGGTCCGGCATGGCGATGGTCCGCAGAGCCATGTTGAAGGCGTCCTGCATCGCCACCGTGTACGCACCGTAGCCGAAGACCGGATCGGTGTAGAAGTCGCCGATCTGCTTGTCGTCGTACCACTGACGGAAGAGCGTCTGGTAGAGCGCGTAGGTGTTGTTGAAGTCCTTCAGCTTGCGATACATGCGGCTGTGATTCCGCCGCACGTACCCGTCCGGCGACGAACCGAACTGGTAGCGCGTGAAGGCTCGCATCGGGTACCAGGTGCCCCAGTTGTCGATGTGCCCCTTCATGCGTTCGTACTGATCGGCACCGAAGTCACGCGTGTTGCAGCTGTCCGAGATGTCGCCCTTGGTGAAGCTGCAGAAGATGTAGGGCACGCGCGGGTACTTCTTGTTTCCCTCGGTGTAGAAGTAACCGACGCTGCGGTTGCTCTCCTTCACGTCCTTGACCTTGTCCACGTGGACGAGCATGCGGTTGCTCTCGTTGAACAGGTCCTTGCCCATCTGATTGAACCACGCCGTGTAGTGGTACGACGACGGCCCCAGGTTGAAGAGGAAGAGGATGTCGCCCTGGGTGCTGAACCACTCGTCGAAGAGGTCCTCGCGCTGGACCCCCTTCATGCTCTTGAAGACCTCCACCTTGTCGGCGTGCCCGTACATGACGGCTGCCTTGTCGTACTTGCCGAGGCCGTTGCCGTCCAGCGTGTACTGACCCGCGTAGTCCATCACCGAGGTGTACGAGTACTCGTACATCGCCTTCACGTTCTGCTGGGCGTTCTGCGCCGACCGGCCGAGCTGGTAGTCGTTCATCGGTTTGACGAAGAAGGGGCAGAGCTGGTCCTTCTGCGGATTCGTCGAGTCGCAGAGGGCCGTCTCGGTGTAGTTGTTCGTCCGCAGACGCCAGTACTCCTCGGGGAAGTTCAGGGCGTCCTGCGACCCGCCCCAGTTGTGGTGCAGGCCGAAGGTGTGGCCGAGCTCGTGCGTCAGCACGGCGCGGATGATGATGTCGCGCGCCTTGTACCAGATCTGCTCCGGGTTCTGGTCCTTCAGGCGGTGGGCCAGACCCACGAGGGCGTCGTCCGCCATCTCGATGAAGTAGGCGTTGCGGCGGTTGGCCAGGTCGAAGCGCCACCGCGCCGCCGCGTCGAGCATGGTGATGAAGCCGCCGCGCGCGAGCGAAGCCCGGTTGAGCACGTCCTCGTTGAGGCCCGAGACCGAGCCGGGAGCGAAGCCCGACGCGAGCAAGACCTCGTTGTTCATCATCTGCTTCTCGACCGGCGTCCCCTTGAGGACCGAGAGGCCGAGCCCCGACCGCGTCGGATCGAAGTACCCCGCCTTCGCCACCTCGCCGATGAGCATGCGCTTGAGCTGACGGTTGTTGATGGGGTTACCCATCGAGTCCTTCATCTCGGCCATGGCTTCGGGCGAGCCGAGCTTCTTGATGCGCTTCATCCACGGCTGGACCGTCGCGCCGTAGATCTCGCGGAGCTGGGTCCGGTTGTAGGTCGGCTGGTGCGACTCGGTCGTGGCCTGGCTGTTGGCCCGGCGAATCCAGTTCTGCAGGTTCACGCCGTCCACGTAGTCCTTGGAGCTGATGCTGCCGTTGAGGAGCTGCACCATCTCCTGGACGTTCGTCGCGGCCCAGTCGTTGAGGGCGTAGATGTTGGCCACGCCGGCCAGGTTCTCGCCCGTGCGCGGGTCGGTGTGGCTCGGCCCGAGGCCGAGGAGCCCCATCCCCGCGTAGTAGTCCTTCACGTAGTGCACCTGGCTGAAGCGGAGGTCACCCGCGCGGATGTACGGCCGCGCCTCGGGCTTGTCCTTCCCCGCTTCCATCAGCTTCTTCGCCTCGGCGAAGGACTTGCGGTTGAAGCGGCAGGGCCACGGGTCGGTGTCGAGCACCGGGTTGTTCGGGCAGATCGTGTAGGCGTAGTAACCTTCCTTGGAGTCGCCGAACTTGCCCAGGACGGCCTGCTGGTCGGCGCTGAACTTGCTCGGGTCCTTCGTGTTGATCCACTTCTGGTAGTCCTCTTCGGACCAGTTGTAGCCGCCGCGGAGGAAGACCTTCCAGAAGAGCTCGTCGTAGTCGTTGGAGACGTGGTGCGTTGCGGACCACTTGTCCTCGCGCTGCTTCTTGTCGGCGAGCCACTGCCAGGGCTTGCAGGCCCCCGTGCCCTTGTCCTCCTTGTCGCAGAGGATGTCGCGCGGAAAGTCGCCCGGGTTGAAGTACGCCACGGGGACCGGGTCGCGCTTTTCGGTCGGGATCGTGCAGCGGGTCTCTTTGCTCTTGCCGATCCAGACGTAGTAGTCGAACAGGTCCGGCTGGCCGTTCTTGTCGCCGTCGTCGTAGGCGTCGACCGTCCCGTCCTGGTCGCTGTCCGCGGTCTTCGCGTCGAGCGGCGTCTCCGGCGCCTTCTGGGCCATCGCGGCCTCGAAGCTATCGGGCAAGCCGTCCGCGTCGGTGTCGGTCCAGACGTCGTTCTTGTGGAAGCCCATCAGCTTGTCGCAGCGCGAGCCGGCTTCCTTGCAGTCCTTGTCGGTGGAGCAGGGCTGGTCCTCGTAGTGGTGCTTGGCCCAGATGTTGTGCTTGTTGATCAGTTTCTGCCGCGTCTTCTGGGTCACGCCGTAGTGGCTCTCCCAGGTCAGCTTGTCGGTGACGAAGTAGCCGAACCACTCCGACTGGTCGCCCTCGTGCCGACGGGGCTCGAAGTCCCGGTTCGGATGGCGACGCATGAAGGAGTTACGGATCTTGATGATCTCCGTGTTGCACTCGGCGTTCTCGCTGTGCGAGAGCCAGCACACGGGGTAGCTCTTCTGGATCTCGGGGAAGTAGTGCATGCCGGGGCGGATCGCCATCGCCGTGACGAAGTCGATGTAGCCGCTCGACGGGTCGAAGATCGGCTTCCACTTCGGGTCCTGCGGGTCCTGCGGCTCGAAGGGCACGGCCTCCTTCTGCATGTCCTCCTCGGCGTCGAGGAACATGAAGTCGGTGGCGTTGTTCTTCGACCAGTCCACGCGGATGTACTTGCAGTCGTACCACTTGCAGTCCCCGGCGTTCTCTTCGAGGACGTTGCTCTCCTCGCCCGTGCTGGGGTTGTAGCCGCGCTTCACGTCGAAGTGATTCGTGATGCGCCAGGCGCCGACGATCGCGCCCTTGTACTCGCCGCTGTCCGGGTCGGTGTTCTTGGCCCCCTCGACGAGCTCGTACGCCTTGCGGGCGTACAGGTAGTTCTCCTGCACGTCCCAGCGCACGCGATACGCGCCCGTGTAGTTGGTGTTGCCCACCATCGTGACGGTGAGCGTGCCGGGCACGTCCACGACCGTCTGGGTGTAGTACCACTCCCCGGTAAAGAGTGACTTGGGAAGGGCGTAGGCTTCCGTTCGATCGATCGGAGCCCGTTGCTCGGCGCAGCTCGTGCCTATCGCCACAAGTCCGGCGAGCACGAGCAGCGATCCCAGTGAACGGCGGCGATGCATTCCTCTCCTCCTCTTCCGCGAGTGTTCCGCGAGTGCTGCTGCTTTCGGAAACCCTGAGGGCCCACCGCGGCGAGCCCCATCCATTACGTTGTGTCGGTCTTCCCTGCCGTCGGACCCGCTCTCAGGTCCCCTGCCGGCCCTTACCCGACCAGGCCTTCACCTGGTCCACGAAGCCATCGATCGGAATCGTCATGTCGAAGTAGAACGTCGTGTGACGGTTGAAAAACGGCGTGTAGTACGACGAGTCGGGCGCGAGCTGCGGATGGTAGGTGGACGCGCCGAGGGAGAGGCTGAGCCAGCTCATCACCTCGTAGCTCACGTCGAAAACGGCCCAGAGCGCCGCCTTGTGGTTCACCTCGGAGGCCGGCAGCGTGACCACCACGCCCCCGTTGGTCGGCACCGTCTGCTCGGGCAGCCCGTAGAGCAGGTCGTTCATCACCGAGAAGCTCGCCGTGAAGGAGAGCTTGGGGTGCACGTGCAAGAGCGCGGAGAACATGTTGGTGAAGCGCCAGTTCACGTTACGCAGCCCGCTGTGCTGGCACTCGGGGCGGTCCACACCCACGCAGCCGAAGCGGTCGCTGTCCACCGAGGCCTGCGCGTACCGGTGGAAGTTCTTGGCGACGCGGAGGCCGTACATGAGCTCGATCTTCTTCAGCCAGGTCCCCTTGCGCAGGTCGAAGCCCCGCTTGAGGTTCACGCCCGGGGTGAAGCCGAGGATGAGGCTCCGCCCCTGCGACACGAGGCTGGTGGGGGCCGAGAGGCGGATGCTCGGCGTGACCTTGATGTCGAGCAGGGGGATCTTCATCCACTTGGGCTCGTACACCGCGTCGAAGAGCAGGTCGCTGATCACCCACTGCCGGGCGTAGTCGGTGGTGTCGGACTTGGTGAGCTCGATCTCCACGTCGAAGCGCGCGCGGAAGCTCAGGTCGTCCGTCGGGTAGAAGCGCGGCTGGAAGGAGAAGCGTTGGGAGTAGTAGGGATTGAACTGCGGCTCGGCGGCCTTGGAGAGCGAGACGGCGCTCAGGCTATTCGAGTAGACGAACGCGCTCCCCCGATAGAACGGCTTCTTCTCGCTGGGGGCGGCCACCTCGGAGATCTGGGGGGTCTTCGCCGTGGATCCTTGCGCGCGCACCGTCGCCGGAGCGACCAGCATTCCCAGGAGCCCGACCAGGATCGGAATACGCCTCACGTTGCACCTCGACACGTCAGCCGTGCGGTTGTCGTCTGGCGCGGCAGATTCACACACACGAAAGAAAAAATGCAAGGGGCACATGCCTTGGTCCCAGGCCGTTTGTGGGCGCAGAATTCGCCGCAGCTGTCGCGGCGGCGAAACAAACTTCCGGCTTAACGGGCTAGGTCTCCCTAGGGCTCCGGGCGCAGGTCTCCCAGGTCGAGAGGAATTGCGACCTGGTTGTTGCGATGCGCCTCTGAGCTACGTGGTTGATGCTGCTGCTGCTCTCCGTGTAGCAGACCTCCGCTCCCCTGAGAAGCATTTTTTTCACACCGATCATTATTCGTAGAAGACTGGGCCCCGCGGCCCGCGAATCCCCGGCGGCGGAGGTCGGGCGCGTATCCCGGCCGGCTCGGAGCCGCGCCCCACGTTTCCCCACTGCGAGGATGCCGCAATATCTTGTAGGTAGGACAAGAGCCTTCACCTATTTGTAGTGAGCATCCCGATATCCTCAACGCATTCTGAAGGTTAAACTTGACCGACCCATCGGCCGGTGCTCTATTGGTGGGGTGGAGTGGAGGAAAATGGGGACCGGTGGGGGCCGCGGCACGGCCTCGGATCACGACCTGCGGAAGTAAATCAACGTGTTCCTCGGGACCTACGAGCACAACCTGGACGATAAGGGGCGCGTCAACCTGCCGGCGCGCTACCGGGAGATCCTCTCGGCCCAGGGGGAAAGTCGGCTGATCGTCACCACGAACGTGGATCCGGCCGGACGCTGCCTGGTGGCCTACCCGCCCAAGGAGTGGCAGGCCTTCCAGGAACGCATCGCGGGCCTGCCGCAGTTCGACGAGAACGTGATCCGACTGAAGCGCCTCCACATCGCCGGCGCGGCCGAGTGCACCCCCGATCGGCAGGGGCGGATCCTGATTCCGCCCACGCTCCGGGAGTACGCCGCCCTCGGAGGCGCGCTGATCTTCGCCGGACTCGGCAACAGCATCGAGCTCTGGGGGAAGGCGCACTGGGAGGAGGAACGTCAGCGGGCGAAGGAAGCGCTCCCCGAGATCAACGACGCCCTGGCGCGGCTCGGGCTATGAGCGAGACCTACCGCCACACCTCGGTGCTCCTCGAGGAGACGCTCGACCTCTTGCGCGTGGTGCCCGGCGGCACGTATTGCGACGCCACGCTCGGCGGAAGCGGCCACGCGCGGGCCATCCTCGAACGCTCGGCCCCGGACGGGCGGCTCGTCGGCATCGACCGCGACCCGGCCGCGCTGGCGCACGGGCGACAGGCGCTCGCCTCCTTTGGCGAGCGGGTGGTGCTCGAGCAGGGGAACTTCGCCGACGTGGTGCAGATCCTGCGCCACCTCGGCCTGAGCCCCGTGGACGGCCTGCTCGTGGACCTCGGCGTCTCGTCGCACCAGCTCGACACGGCCGACCGGGGGTTCAGCTTCAGCGCCGAGGGGCCGCTCGACATGCGCATGGACCCCACGCAGGGCCCGTCAGCGGCGGAGCTCATCGCCACGCTCTCCGAGGCGGAGCTCGCGCGCGTGATTCGAAACTTCGGCGAGGAGCCCGCCAGCCGGCGCATCGCGCGGGCCATCAAGCGCGCTCAACTGGGCCAGGCGCTCGGCAGCACGCGCGAGCTCGCGCGCGTCGTCGCCGGTGCGGTAGGGGGGGAGAAGCGCGGTCGCATCCACCCCGCGACGCGCACCTTCATGGCGCTGCGCATGGCGGTCAACGACGAGCTCGGCTGCCTCGAGCGCTTCCTCGAGACCTTCACCGAAGCGGTGCGCCCCGGAGGGCGGGTGGCGGTGATCGCGTTCCACTCGCTCGAGGACCGGGCCGTGAAGCGGCGGTTCGGCGCGCTCGCCAGCACCTGCGTCTGCCCGCCGGGCCTACCCATCTGCGCCTGCGGGCGGGTCCCCGAGGTCACGCTGGTCGCCCGCAAGGCGGTGCAGGCCTCCGAGAGCGAGGTGAACGAGAACCCTCGGGCGCGGAGCGCCCGGTTGCGCGTGGTGGAGCGACGATGAAGCTCGTGCGCGGCATGTTGCGAGAAGGGACGCGGCGAAGGCTCCTCGGCCTGATGGCGGTGCTGCTGGTCGTCGGGACGGGCGCGTCCGTGGCGCAGGTGTGGACCAACCTTCGCGCGATCGAGCTCGGCTACAAGATCTCCGAGGCCACGCGGCGGCACGGCCAGCTCGTCGAGACGAATCGGCGGCTACGGATCGAGATCGCGGTGCTCAAGGATCCGGCGCGTATCGCGCGTCTGGCAGGGGAGGAGCTGGGGTTGCGACCGCCCGAACCGGAGCAGATCCGTCGCCTTCGCAAACCCGGCGGCGGGGGACTGCCGTCGCCCGGACGCCCGTCGCTCTCCGGGCGCGGGACAGAGCACCCGACGGGAGGTCCCCTGGCGAGCCGCGTTCCATGAAGCAGGAGACGAGCCTGCCCGCGACGGGCGAGCGCGCCGATGACGGCGCAGCCCCGGTACCCTTCAGCCTGCGCTGGCACCGGGTGCGGATCGGCATCACGGTCCTGCTCACGCTCGGCGCGTTCGCGCTCGTCGGGCGGCGAGCCTACCGGCTGCAAGTCGAAGAGACCGGACGGCTGCGCGGCATGGCCGAGCAGCAGTACCTGAAGGAGATCGAGCTCCCTCCGCGACGCGGGACGATCCTGGACCGGCACGGGGCGCCGCTCGCGGTGAGCGTCGACGTGGACTCGATTTACGCCAACCCGCGCATGGTGGGCGAGCAGGCGCCGGTGGTGGCGAAGAAGCTGGCCGAGCTCCTCGAGCTTCCCACGAGCACGGTGGCGACGCAGCTCGCGTCCCCGCGCTTCTTCGCCTGGATCAAGCGCCGCGTCCCGCCGCAGGTTGCGAAGCGGGTCCGCGAGGCGAAGCTGCGCGGCGTGTTCCTCACCCAGGAGAGCCGACGCTACTACCCTAACCACGGGCTGGGGAGCACGGTGGTCGGCTTCGCGGGCGCCGACGCGCGCGGCCTCGAGGGGGTGGAGCTGGCCTACGACGCCTGGCTGCGGGGCAGCCGGCTGCGCGTGGCGGGGCTGCGCGACGCGCTCGGTCGTCGCGTCTTCTCGGAGGGGACCACCGAGCAGTCCACGGGGGGCCACGACGTGGTGCTCACGCTGGACAAGCTGATCCAGTTCGAGACCGAGCGCGCGCTCGCGGTGGCGGTGAAGGACGTGCGCCCGAACACGGGGTGGGTCGCGGCCGTGGTGATGGACCCGGCGACGGGGGACCTGCTGGCCATGAGCAGCATGCCCTCGTACGACCCGAATCGCTACGCGCAGGCGAAGCCCGGCGAGCGGCGTAACCGCACCGTGGCCGACGCCTTCGAGCCCGGCTCGACGATGAAGGCCTTCAGCCTCACGAGCGTGGTCCAGGCGGGGCTGACGCGCGAGGAGGAGCGCATCCACTGCGAGAACGGCCGCTACCGCGTGGGCCGCTACACGATCCACGACGCGCATCCGCACGGGATCCTCTCGATGGCCGAGGTGTTCCAGAAGTCCTCGAACATCGGCACGGCCAAGCTGGCCTTCCGCCTGGGCAAGCAGCGGCTCTACGACGCGCTCAAGGGCTTCGGCTTCGGCGAGCGGACCGGCCTCGACCTCCCTGGCGAGCGGGTGGGGATCCTGCGCCCCCCCACGCGCTGGGCCAACATCACGCTGACCAACGTGGCGTTCGGGCAGGGGGTCACCACCACGATGCTGCACCTCGCGCGAGCGCTCTCGGCGCTGGGCAACGACGGCAAGCTGATGCGACCCCGGCTGGTGACGCGCATCCGCCACGGCAAGGGGCACACGGTGCGCGAGTTCCCCGTCGAGGGACGGCAGATCCTGGCCCCCGCGGTGGCGCAGCGCATGCGTCGCATCATGGTGGGGGTCACCGAGAAGGGCGGCACCGGGACCGACGCGGCGCTCGAGCGCTACACCGTCGCCGGCAAGACGGGGACGGCGCAGAAGGTGGACCCCGTCACGGGGACCTACTCCTCGGACCGCTGGGTCTCGTCGTTCATGGGGCTCGTTCCCGCGTCCAGGCCACGCCTGGCCATCGTGGTCGTGATCAACGAGCCGGCCGGGGTCAAGCACTACGGCGGCGAGGTGGCGGGGCCGGTCTTCAAACAGATCGCGCAGCAGGCCCTCCACTACCTGGGCGTGCAACCCGACAAGGACGCCGCGGTGGCGAAGAAGGACCGGTCGAAGGATCCGGCGAAGCAGAAGCCGACCGCGAAGGAGGCGCCGACGCCGGAGGGGCCCGCCGAGGAGGAGAGCGACTCCCCGGAGGGGGCGGCGGAGGGCCCACAGGTCACGGTGCCGGACTTCACCGGGTTGAGCCTGGCGGAGACGATCCGCCTGGCGCGGCAGAGCGGGCTGCGCCTCGAGGTACGCGGCGGGGGCAGGGCCACGGCGCAGAGCCCGGGACCCGGTCCGGCGCCCCGACAGACGGTCTGTCGCGTTTCCTTCCGGCCGCCGGGGTAGTAAGAAGAGGAAGGAAGCGCCCCGATGTCTGAACGCCCAGCCGCCACCCGCACGCTCGGCTCGCTGCTCCCCGAATGGACGGCGGCGGGGGCGCCTTTTGCGCAGCTGCCCATCTCGGGCGTCACCGACGACTCGCGCGCCGTGAAGCCGGGGCATTGCTTCGTCGCGCTCAAGGGGCTGACGGTGGACGGGCACGCCTTCGCCGAGGCCGCGGTGGCCGCCGGCGCGGTGGCGGTCGTCGCGTCGCGCCCCCTCGAGCTCGGCGTGCCGTGCGTCGTGGTCCAGGACCCGGCGCGGGCGCTCGGGCTCGCGGCGAGTCGCCTCCTCGGAGAGCCGGCGCGCAAGCTGACCCTCGTCGGCATCACGGGGACGAACGGCAAGACCACCACGACGTATCTGCTCGAGGCGATCCTGGCCGCGGCGGGCCGGCGACCCGGCGTGGTGGGGACGGTGAGCTACCGCTTCGGCGGCACGGTCGAGCCGGCCCCCTTCACGACGCCGACTCCCGTCGCGCTCCACGGCGTCCTCGGGCGCATGGTCGAGGCCGGCTGCACCGACGCGGTGATGGAGGTGTCGTCGCACGCGCTCGACCTCGGTCGCGTCTGGGGGTGCGAGTTCCAGGTGGCCGCCTTCACGCACCTGACCCAGGACCATCTGGACCTGCACGGCAACATGGAGGCCTATCTGGCCGCGAAGGCGCTCCTCTTCCGCAGACACCTGCGCGCCGGAGGCACGGCGGTGGTGAACGTGGACGGCGGCGGCGCCGAGAGCATCGTGCGCGAGGTACGGAGCCGCGCGGACGTGACGCTCCTCCGCTGCAGCACGCGCGGGGCTGAGGCCGAGGCGACGCTCGAGGACCTGCGCTACGACGTGGACGGCCTGTCGGCGCGCCTGGTCGTGCGGGGCACATCGGTCCCGCTGAGATCCCCCCTCGTCGGCACGTACAACGCGGAGAACGTGCTGCTCGCGGCGGCGTGCGCGCAGGCGCTCGGCGTCTCGCTCGAGACGATCGCGCGCGGGGTCGCCGCGCTGAAGGGCGTCCCCGGGCGACTCGAACGCGTCGAGGGAGCCCCGGGCTTCGCGATCCTCGTGGACTACGCGCACACGCCGGACGCCCTCGAGCGCGCGATGGCCGTGCTGCGCCCGCTCTGCGCGGGGCGCCTGATCGTCGTCTTCGGCTGCGGCGGAGACCGCGACCGCACCAAGCGCCCGCTCATGGGCCGAGCCGCCGCGCGCGACGCCGACCTCGCCGTCGTGACCTCCGACAACCCGCGCACCGAGGACCCGCTGGCGATCGTCGAGGAGGTCCTCGGCGGCGTGCGCCGCGAACCGATCCCGGCGCTCTCCTCGCTCGAGGGGAGGCGCGGCTATCTCGTCGAGCCGGACCGCCGCAAGGCCATCTTCGCCGCGGTGACCGCGGCGCGTGAGGGCGACATCGTGCTCATCGCCGGCAAGGGGCACGAGGACTACCAGATCCTCGGCAAGCAGAAGATCCACTTCGACGA contains:
- a CDS encoding UDP-N-acetylmuramoyl-L-alanyl-D-glutamate--2,6-diaminopimelate ligase codes for the protein MSERPAATRTLGSLLPEWTAAGAPFAQLPISGVTDDSRAVKPGHCFVALKGLTVDGHAFAEAAVAAGAVAVVASRPLELGVPCVVVQDPARALGLAASRLLGEPARKLTLVGITGTNGKTTTTYLLEAILAAAGRRPGVVGTVSYRFGGTVEPAPFTTPTPVALHGVLGRMVEAGCTDAVMEVSSHALDLGRVWGCEFQVAAFTHLTQDHLDLHGNMEAYLAAKALLFRRHLRAGGTAVVNVDGGGAESIVREVRSRADVTLLRCSTRGAEAEATLEDLRYDVDGLSARLVVRGTSVPLRSPLVGTYNAENVLLAAACAQALGVSLETIARGVAALKGVPGRLERVEGAPGFAILVDYAHTPDALERAMAVLRPLCAGRLIVVFGCGGDRDRTKRPLMGRAAARDADLAVVTSDNPRTEDPLAIVEEVLGGVRREPIPALSSLEGRRGYLVEPDRRKAIFAAVTAAREGDIVLIAGKGHEDYQILGKQKIHFDDREEAREALKAR
- a CDS encoding transpeptidase family protein; the encoded protein is MKQETSLPATGERADDGAAPVPFSLRWHRVRIGITVLLTLGAFALVGRRAYRLQVEETGRLRGMAEQQYLKEIELPPRRGTILDRHGAPLAVSVDVDSIYANPRMVGEQAPVVAKKLAELLELPTSTVATQLASPRFFAWIKRRVPPQVAKRVREAKLRGVFLTQESRRYYPNHGLGSTVVGFAGADARGLEGVELAYDAWLRGSRLRVAGLRDALGRRVFSEGTTEQSTGGHDVVLTLDKLIQFETERALAVAVKDVRPNTGWVAAVVMDPATGDLLAMSSMPSYDPNRYAQAKPGERRNRTVADAFEPGSTMKAFSLTSVVQAGLTREEERIHCENGRYRVGRYTIHDAHPHGILSMAEVFQKSSNIGTAKLAFRLGKQRLYDALKGFGFGERTGLDLPGERVGILRPPTRWANITLTNVAFGQGVTTTMLHLARALSALGNDGKLMRPRLVTRIRHGKGHTVREFPVEGRQILAPAVAQRMRRIMVGVTEKGGTGTDAALERYTVAGKTGTAQKVDPVTGTYSSDRWVSSFMGLVPASRPRLAIVVVINEPAGVKHYGGEVAGPVFKQIAQQALHYLGVQPDKDAAVAKKDRSKDPAKQKPTAKEAPTPEGPAEEESDSPEGAAEGPQVTVPDFTGLSLAETIRLARQSGLRLEVRGGGRATAQSPGPGPAPRQTVCRVSFRPPG
- the rsmH gene encoding 16S rRNA (cytosine(1402)-N(4))-methyltransferase RsmH yields the protein MSETYRHTSVLLEETLDLLRVVPGGTYCDATLGGSGHARAILERSAPDGRLVGIDRDPAALAHGRQALASFGERVVLEQGNFADVVQILRHLGLSPVDGLLVDLGVSSHQLDTADRGFSFSAEGPLDMRMDPTQGPSAAELIATLSEAELARVIRNFGEEPASRRIARAIKRAQLGQALGSTRELARVVAGAVGGEKRGRIHPATRTFMALRMAVNDELGCLERFLETFTEAVRPGGRVAVIAFHSLEDRAVKRRFGALASTCVCPPGLPICACGRVPEVTLVARKAVQASESEVNENPRARSARLRVVERR
- the mraZ gene encoding division/cell wall cluster transcriptional repressor MraZ; amino-acid sequence: MFLGTYEHNLDDKGRVNLPARYREILSAQGESRLIVTTNVDPAGRCLVAYPPKEWQAFQERIAGLPQFDENVIRLKRLHIAGAAECTPDRQGRILIPPTLREYAALGGALIFAGLGNSIELWGKAHWEEERQRAKEALPEINDALARLGL
- a CDS encoding cell division protein FtsL, with the protein product MKLVRGMLREGTRRRLLGLMAVLLVVGTGASVAQVWTNLRAIELGYKISEATRRHGQLVETNRRLRIEIAVLKDPARIARLAGEELGLRPPEPEQIRRLRKPGGGGLPSPGRPSLSGRGTEHPTGGPLASRVP